acCTGGAACCAGAAAGTGTTCTTCGAAGGGTTTTCCTATTGGGACAGCCAAAGTACCATTTGGTATTCTAGATAGTGCTTCGGAGAGCAAGTATTCATTTCCAATAGCCATTTAGAGTCCGTTGAAATGTTGAGTCATGCATAGAACAACATAACATTTGATATGCTTTTAAACATTTCATGTGCCATTATAAAGGCTCATACACACTTATAAGAAGTTGTACCTCATTATAACAGCAGTCTGCCAGTGTTACTGAACAGACCATCATATCCACTGACTCATCATTAAAGGTGTGATGTTAATGATTTGAGTTTTGATGAGCACATCACAATATGATGAGCCATGTTGTGATAGTGAAATAAAAATGTTGAAAGGTGTTTTTCTAAGCAGAAGCTTGTTATACATCCACACATGAGTGTTCTTTTGATAAATCATTAAAAACACTCCCAATGTGTGAACATATAACAAAGCATGTTGTTTCTCATAGATGTTTGACATTTATGACTGTCTGTACATTGGTGTTGTTGTCTGTAAATCAGGCTGTGGCTAGGGACGGCTATAAAGCCATGAGGGACACGGCTCCCCAGGCACTCTGAACCTGATCACACACACCTCCCACAAGGTAAGCAGCTGCTCAGGCATCCTCATATTGATCATCAATGTATTGATCTATAGGTATAAGATAGACTCAGGATTAAGTTCACTCAGTCAAACTCAGATTTTTATGTTGTTCACAGAACTCAAAAACAtgctttatcaaatcaaattgtatttgataggaaaggtgtagaccttacagtgaaatgcttaattacaagaccttaaccaacaatgcagttttgagAATacataaaaatgaaaaataataataaaagtaacaaataattaaagagcagcagtaaaatgacaatagcgaggctatatacagggggtaccggtagagtcaatgtgcgggggcaccggttagtcaaggtaattgaggtaatatgtacatgtgggtagagttattaaagggactatgcatagataataacagagtagcagcagcgtaaaagggagggacaatgcaaatagtgtGGGTAggcatttgattagatgttcaggagtcttagggcttggggatagaagctgtttagaagcctcttagaCCCAGACTTggcggtagcagaaagaacagtctatgactagggtggctggagtctttgacaatttttagggccttcctctgacactgcctggtatcggggtcctggatggcaggaagcttggtcccagtgatgtactgggccgtacgcactaccctctgtagtgccttgtggttggaggccgagcagttgccataccaggcagtgatgcaacccgtcaggatgctctctggtgaagctgtagaaccttttgaggatctgaagacccatgacaaatcttttcagtctcctaaggggaataggttttgttgtgccctcttcacgactgtctttgtgtgcttggaccatgttagtttgttggtgatgtggacaccaaggttcttgaagctctcgacctgctccactccagccccgtcgatgagaatggggacgtgctcggtcctccttttcctgtagtccacaatcatctcctttgtcttggatATTTCTTTTTCATTTGTGTGTACTTAAATTAAGTAACTCAGTAACTCATTATTTCTGACACTCTTATTGACCTGTTAGATAAATAATTCAGTCAAGTCCAGGAAACCAATTGCTTTTGATAAACTGAGCAAATAATACTGGGCACTGCAGCCTTTTCTCACCATTAGTGTGTTTACCAGACTGCCACTCTAATGCGTTTGTTTGAGATGATGTGGATGGCTGTAATCAATTCATAGAATGTCAAAATGACCAATTGGAACCCCATTCATAAGCATCCAATTAAATTGATACTATCCCAAGTAACCTAGTAGTCTGAGTCCCACTCTCTTTAGCTAACATGCTACTCCTTGCCACTCAATGTCATTGCCAAAGAGACTGGCCTTTACACAATCTCAACGTTCGCTGGATTTATGGTGGAGTTGCTCATTGGTTGTTGGAAATAACATTCATATTTTCCATGACAACATGTGGTGCCTTGGAAATATAATTTATAACAAAGTCAAAAAACAACATTTAGCTGTTAGTTGTATTTTGACATTTTGTGGCTGGAATTGCAGTATGTATTTAGTGTGAGAATTTAGACTTCAGCTAGCAACATTGAACATACTGTTTTAGCCTGGACAAATAAAAAACGGTTGCTATACCAACGTGTTCTGTGGAGTTCCAATATTTGCATAATCATTGTGATTGGAGGATAGCTGTGAGGTTGATCGACTCGGGATCAAATCCTTTGAATCAGGATCAAATCCTCTCATTAATGATAGAAGGTTTGAATTTGAGTTGAGAGAAAGGGTCTTTGTACATGACATGGAGTACAAGGAGTGAATTAGCTAAAGAGACTTGTACCCACAAAATCCATAAAATGTTACATTTTCCACAACAATGTATATGCTGATACATCCATCAATGCATTATAATAAGTACACCCATTTAATTACAGTTTCATCTTAAAAGTACAGAGAACTAGGCTATATCAAGTGCTGTCAACACTTTGCATAAAAAAGTATTgtgataaataaatacaaatactattTCAACTGGACTTTTATCAGCATTTACAGTTGGGctgatttaaaaataaatgtttatgtaCTGCAAAGTGGATGTAATGACTACACCGTCATGTGAATATTTCAGAAACGTCCCCCACATATTTCATTACATTGGCTAGGTTATTGTTAGATTGCAAACAAACTTGCCGCTGTGAGACGACAGTTTGTCAGTGCTGCAACACAGGCATTTTGAAAAATCCCTTTTGAACCAGCACACCTATATGGTGTGTAATGATTCATATATTATGAGGAAAGACGGGGATCCAGTAGGGTATTTCCAGTTTCCGTTATGTTAGCCTATGATTCACTGTGTTTTCAGACCTCTGTTTTGGTATTGGGGAGTAGCCTTCTGTTCTGAGTTTTGGTATTGGGGGAGTAGCCTTCTGTTCTAAGTTTTGTTGTTCTGTTGTTAAGGAACAGTCAGTGCTGCCGTAGAAACAGAGCTTATTAGACAGAAACTGAAAATCGACtatttttttataaaaataaTAAGTTGGTTTCCAGGAAACAAAACATACCTGACCTCGTGTAGATAAAATACCAATGTGTGTTAGTAAATATGAACTGTGAGGATTTCTTTGTTCATTTCAATTTAATCAAACACTGGCATTGACCCAAATCAAGCAAGATAAAGTCATATTCGTTGAAGCAAGGTGGACTGGCACTGCTTCTGATGATGAACAGGGAAATGATAAGAAACCTTTTATATTGTCATATCAGTGATGGGCTTGACATTGATGATGAAATGAGGTTAGAAGTTGGGTTATGGGAAGGAGGGACCTCTTTATACAGGCAGAGGCTTTGAGTGGAAGGTTAGGTGTTCACACAACTCTGATCAGAACAGACACACTTTCTGAACTCATTAGAGCTTCTACCTTTGGAAAGGATATGACATTTTGAACAAAGATTGCTTGGATTGTAACAAACCACAAACAAACTGTGGACTAGACCTTTGCAGAATGAGAAACATCATGGACTTGACCTTTGGCTTCTTTTCATGCGAATCCAGCAAGATGACATCTGATCCTGAGATGGCAGTTGAGGAGGGCTACATATCCCCCGCCCACCAGGcccaccctcccttccacccaGTGTTCCATCCACTTGGGAGTCCAGGCAGGGAGAATGAGGAGGGGAGCGACGTCTTCTCGACCAGCAGGGACACGGTGAGCGAGAGGGGCCGTAACCGCAGCTGGCTACTCTCTAGCATCATCACTTTCAACGTCCTGATCCTAGGTATTGCTCTGGTCAGTGGCAGTGTCTTCAACAACGTTAAGATCAACGCCATCAACCTGCAGATCTTCCTCATCgtcctcatcatcctcaccactgCCTGGATGCTGTACTACACCATCTACACATCCAGGGAAGATCATGCCGTGCTCTACAAGGATAGCCATGCCGGGCCTGTGTGGCTCAGGGGTAAGAGAAGACACTTTTCTGATCTTCTGGGTATACAGCTGCTAaattccagagttcccagttgtttgtTTTTATCCCTGGAAATCGGGGAAGTTTGTGGAATTTTGCAGCCTTACCCTGTAGGATTCACTGTCTGGTAATACCACTGGACTGAATGAATAATCTCTCTTTGGATTGGGGAAGAGTTCTATTCTAATAGGATATCATTTACTATACCTAGACAAAGTTTTACATTCACTCATTGTTTTTAATGAGTGTGATTATTTATACTTGGATTTCATTCTGTTTTTTTCTCTAGGTGGACTGGTGCTGTTTGGCTTATGCAGTCTGATTATGGACGTGTTTAAGATTGCTAACTACGTAGGCTACCTGCACTGTGACTCTGCTGTGAAGATAGCGTTCCCTGTCGTACAAGCTGTATTCATACTTGTCCAGGTAAGAACACAAGTTCTGACATCTCAAATGGAGCTTCCATTAGGTGATATGACGGAAACCACTGAGGGATTTGGCTGGTGGGAAAAATGCAAGTATAGGTGATCATTGTATCTTTTTCAGACATACTTCCTCTGGCTCCACGCTAAAGACTGTGTACAGCTACAACGGAACATAACTCGGTGAGTGTAACTAACAGCTACTGTATAACTGAATTGATTTATTTATTGATGTTGTAAATTGATGTTTGATTGATGGTTGGACATTTAAACATTGCCCGTTGACCTTAAACTTTGCTTGGGAAACATGAagtctactctattctattaaaTTCAGTTCTGTTCTCTATTCTATTCTTACAGAATTAAATAGTATTTAAAAAATAGTtagtattctattctgttctgaaCTCTTGTTTCCCTCTTGAAGCTGTGGGCTGATGTTGACTCTGTCTACCAATCTGATGTTGTGGATGGCAGCAGTCACAGAGGAGTCCATACACCAGACTGTTGTTccaccagaggacaacaacaGCACACATTCCTATGACATCAGAGGTAGAGAACATTGTGTTGTATCTTCTCTCTAGAAAATCTAAGTATGTAAACCGAAATTGGAATTCCTTGTTTAAATGAAggatcaataaaataaaatacattttcagtTTACTTTCTGAACTTACTGTGTTGAAATAGAATTGCCGTCGACTATGAAATACAACCAACCGACATAACAAAACATCACCTCAGAGTCAAACAATAAAGCTCATGTTTGATTTTATTTCAGCCCCTGGTGGATCCAGCAGCTGTAATTGCAGCCACTCTGCCTGTGCAGTCTTAGAAAAGGCCTATTACTACCTGTACCCCTTCAACATCGAGTACAGCCTGTTTGCCTCGGCCATGGCCTACGTCATGTGGAAGAACGTGGGCCGCCTGGTAGACGAGCACAACCACCACGCGCTCCATTTCCGCTTGAAGGACGTGCCGGTGGGGCCTGCGGTCGGGCTGGTCATGCTGGTGGCGGGCCTGGGAACCTTTGTCATCTACAAGGTGGATGTGGAGAAGGGGGACCCGGGGAAACGTGACACGGTGCTGATGATACACTACGTGATGAACACGGTGGCTGTGACTCTCATGTCCGCCTCGACCGTGGCTGGTTGCGCCATCTACCGGCTGGACCAGAGGGACCACGTGTCGGGGAAGAACCCCACACGGAGCCTGGATGTAGGCTTGCTGATCGGCGCCTCATTCGGACAGTTCACCATCTGTTATTTCACCATCGTGGCTGTGGTGGCAATGGGGGCCGAGGGCCACCTCAACGCTCTCAACCTGGCTGTCTCCCTGCTCACTGTGATCCAGCTCTGCCTGCAGAACATCTTCATCATCGAGGGCCTGCATCGTGAGCCCTTCCACGAAGACATGCACCGGGCCTCTGTATTCACAAACCCATACGTCCTTCAAGCCCATAGAGACATACACAACCTCCCAGGGACATTCATGGAGACCAAGACGTCCCCGGCCCTCACAGTTCACAGTATGCATGTTGTTCCTTCTGCTCCTTCTAGCTCCCCCCTTCCTCAACGCCATAGGCTGACCTGGAAGAGGAGGGCCCTGAAGGAGATCTGTGCATTTCTGCTGCTCTGCAACATCCTTGTGAGTAGCCTACTGAGTACCCACCCTCTTTTAAAGGGCTTGTTAACCTAGGATGTTGTCCTTTCATCCAAAACCGTTTTTATTAAGTTTGGATGAAACGACCTACCCACAGGGTActcactggttgaatcaactttgTTTCAATGATattacattgaaccaacatggaatagacgttgaattgatgtctgtgcccagtgggtatgtACAGTAGGTCGAAAATAAATGGAAACTACTGAACCTTCACTTTTTTTCCTGTTTGCCTAACTTGCTCATGAGCCAAAGGACTCCCTAGGATTTGTGCAGTACAATACATCATAGTAGAGTATGATCCTAACTAGTATGTTTAAGTTGAAAGATTGGACTGAACATCTTTACTCTGTTTCCGTTGACAGCTCTGGATCATGCCGGCGTTTGGCGCCCGCCCCCAGTTTGACAACCCGATTGGAGCAGAGTTTTACGAGTTCACCATGTGGGCGGCTGTTGTGAATATCGGACTCCCCTTCGGAATCTTTTACCGTATGCACTCAGTCGCCAGCCTCTTTGAGGTCTTCCTAACCTCATAAGCAGGAAAATGACAGAAACTATTCTGAAAATGTATAAAGATCATTTTTTTTACAATCTATGTTTTATTGTTATTCTTTGTTCTGTCCTGAGCATGCACTGAAACATATAGAAAGGATATACAGATTACAATTATATAATACAATTTCATTTTTAATGAAATGTGTCAATATCAGTGAGCTATTAAACTGTATAAATAGTTTTATATGAATTATAATTGATGACTTTGTAATAAAGTGCACATACATTTATGTAAACATTTTCTGGGATATGAGTCATTCTTCTTTGTGGCACACTGTAATACAACACAGACCAATCACTGGCACTACTTATTTTTACAATAACTGTCTTACCTGTAACACaacatatggggcggcagggtagcctagtggttagagcgttggactagtaaccggaaggttaacccactgttcctaggcagtcattgaaaataagaatttgttctttactgacttgcctagttaaataaagattaaattaaatatgttttattaCCCCATTGACTACAAACATGGTTAAAAGTATCATTTTAATCTGATGGATGGTACGTTTTTGCATAGACCAGTCTATGGATGCATATTTCTCCACTCCCGTCCCTCAAGTGTTCAGCAAAGCAAGTGGGGAACGACCGCATTGTTCTTGTTTGAATCCCAGGTTGCCCCTTTAATATTACGTACAGTACACCCAAAACAGTACTTAACCAGTGTCTGGCTTCCTCTTTCTGTTCTGTCTACTCCAGATTCCACTGTGTTACATAgctcaactagcctggtcccagatctgtttgggttACACAgctcaactagcctggtcccaggtctgtttggttACACAgctcaactagcctggtcccagatctgtttgggttatacagctcaactagcctggtcccagatcggtttgGGTTACACAgctcaactagcctggtcccagatcggtttgGGTTATACAgctcaactagcctggtcccagatctgtttgggttACACAgctcaactagcctggtcccagatctgtttgggttatacagctcaactagcctggtcccagatctgtttgtgttatacagctcaactagcctggtcccaggtctgtttgtgttatacagctcaactagcctggtcccagatcggtttgTGTTATACAgctcaactagcctggtcccagatcggtttgTGTTATACAgctcaactagcctggtcccagatcggtttgTGTTATACAgctcaactagcctggtcccagatcggtttgTGTTATACAgctcaactagcctggtcccagatcggtttgTGTTATACAgctcaactagcctggtcccagatcggtttgTGTTATACAgctcaactagcctggtcccagatctgtttgtgttatacagctcaactagcctggtcccagatctgtttgggttatacagctcaactagcctggtcccagatctgtttgggttatacagctcaactagcctggtcccagatctgtttgggttatacagctcaactagcctggtcccagatctgtttgggatatacagctcaactagcctggtcccagatctgtttgggttATACAACTCAACTAGCCTGGTCTCAGGTCTTGTCAAAGTTAGTGGCAAAGCGGCAGATAGACAATTCACACAGCTGTGCCAAGTATCTTCTCAAGAtacgcttccaacactctactcagcaaactggatgcagtttatcacagtgccatccgttttgtcactaaagcaccttatactacccaccactgcgacttcgtcgccagacccactggctccaggtcatctacaaggccatgctaggtaaagctccgccttatctcagttcactggtcacgatggcaacacccatccgtagcacgcgctccagcaggtgtatctcactgatcatccctaaagccaacacctcattcggccgcctttcgttccagtactctgctgcctgtgactggaacgaattgcaaaaatcgcttgCATTAGTTCCTCTTCTCAACTATGCCGGTCAGTTGATTAGGGAATGCCTTACAGGTGTGCTGATTAGTAATCCTGCACAGCTGTGTTGGGTGTTGTCTTCGGCTGGCCTGGTGCTGAAGGTAGTGCAGCCTTCCACAGTGCGGAACTGAGTCCACAGTGCTGCAGCCAGTgtctctgtccatggtgctgaagtgAGTGCACCTGCCTACTATGCTGAGGTGGGTGGCTCTGTCCATGGGGCTGCACTGGGAGTCCTTCAGCCACACCTATGCCCATGTCTCTCACGGTGCCACAGGGCCCTCAAGCATAGTACGGTGTTGTTATTGTCGAAGCGTGAATGAAATGCATTGAGTTTGTCTGGAAGAGAGGCATCATTGGATagaacatggctgggtctttatTTGTCATTTgtaatggactgtagcccctGCCAAACACGGTGGGCATCGGAGCCTGTGTAGTATGATTTCACCTCATACctgtatttttattttgttaGTTTAATGACTCTGCGGAGGTCGTAGCGGGACTTCTTGTTCCTGTCCTCAGCTGTAGCCTCAGGGTTGTCTGTGAAAGCCTTGTATGCTGTAGCCTGGTCCTTTAGCTTAGCGCCAACCTCAGAGTTAATACAAGGCTTCTGATGGGGAAGCAGCAAACCTTCACAAGCAGGAGTACGGAGTAATGATCTGATTTGACGAATGGCGGACAAGGAAGGGCCTTGTATGCTTGCTAGCTGGTAGAGTAACAGTGGTCTAGGAGATGTGTTGAAGGAAGTTGGGCATGACTTGTCATAGTGACACTGAATTACATCTCCGGCGACAAGGAAGGCAGCCTCCAGATGTACGTTTTCCTGCTGGTTTATAGCCTAGTACAGTTTGTTAAGTGCCATCTTGTTATATTCCAGGTCCTGAGATGGAATGTTTACAACAGTCATGATAACAGCTGAAAACCCATTCAGGAGTTGGAAGGGTTGGCATTTGACCATCAGGTATTCCAAGACAGGTGAGAAATGAGTCGAGACTACCCCTGCACATGAGTCAGCACATAATTTGTTGTTGATGAAGAGGCAAACTCCTCCCCTCTGGATTTCCCTGACTCTACTGTCTTGCATGGATAATCCATCGAGTTGGATAGCCAAGGCAGGTATCTTGTCCGAAAGCCATGTTTCAGAAAAGCATTGAATATTTCAGTTACGAGAGTCCCGTTGGTAGCAAATCCGCGTTTAGAGGTCATACATCTTATTATCAAGTGACTGTACATTGGGCAATAAAATGGAGGGAAGAGGTGGCGGTTTTACCTTCACCTTGATCTGGTCAGGAatcccctctcctgcctctctggtGTCTGTTTTGGGTTGGAATTACAGAAAGAGCCCAGGGCAGATGAGCAGATGAGCCCAGGGCAGTCGAAGTTAAAGTTGAAGCCAGAATTGGGGTAAGTAACTGCAGATCTGATGTTCAGAAGTTCTTGTCAGTTATAACAAATGATAGTGGATACATTTTGTGAATATAAAGTAAGATAAATGCCAAAAGAAACACAAAATAGCAGAGTTGGGTCGGAGTTCGCAAAACAGCAGCAACAGCGCCATCTATATTTCAGAAGCCACCCATAAGGCTATGTGAAGTTGTGAAATATCTATGTGCTATTATTAACAGCAACAATTGAGTTGATTCCCATGATTTTCACCTTTCCAGGCATGTTTCGTCAGTGATTACTTCAAGGAAGGGAGGACTTGCACATcatacttgcacatcatcatctgcacatctatcactccagtgttcatttgctaaattgtaattacttggcTACTACGTCctttttattgccttacctcctcatgccatttgcacacactgtatatagactttcttttttctactgtgttattgactgtacgcttgttaattccatgtgtaactctgtgttgttgtttgtgtcgcactgctttgctttatcttgtccaggtcgcagttgtaaatgagaacttgttctcaactggcctacctggttaaataaagttgaaataagaTAACGGAGGATGCACTTTTAAGGAACATGATGGCAGATGGTTCGACAGCACTGCCAGCTACGGTCCAAATGAAGAACAGAAAAAGAAACAACTAAACTCTGGATCAGAATATTCTTCTTATGGTCCTTTACTGGTTCCTTTAAGAAACATGTATAATATAGTATTATACAGCATAATTCAAGAAAGAAATACTACTTTAAACATCAAGCACAGTATTTACAGTTGACAATGCTGATTGCAGAATGACATGCAGACAAATATAACAAAGTATATGTAAGATATAGCCATTGACTTTTACACAGTAACATAAAGTCAATTTGGATATTTGTTTATTTCAGTCTGGAACAGACAATAGTGTCCTTTTCAAGTTCCTGAAGAGATACAATCCCTTGTCACATTGCCACTTTACAAAGAACACAGCAGTAAGGTCTCATTGGAGGAGTGCAATTTCACAACATGACAACGTTCTCACTTTAATGTGTCAATTAAAGACAAATCATGTTAAATAGCAATGCCATCCAATAATATTTTAGGCTACTATCTAAAAGTATAATTTTGATGTCTGTGCAACACGTTATAATAACTTTCATGAAtaagcaacaagtaaacaatttataagtatgtgtgtgctttggggactcTTCTGACGAAGAGGAGTAGtatgaaggatcggaggaccaaaacgcagcgtggtaagtgttcatgttttttaatgaataacgaacactgaacaaaacaataacgTGAAGTAAatcaaaccgaaacagtcccgtgtggcacagacactgacatggaaaataaacacccacaactcaaagtgaaaccaggctccctaagtatgattctcaatcagggacaacgattgacagctgcctctgattgagaaccatactaggccgaacacagaaacccaaattatagaaaaaagaacataaacAACCCACCCAAATCaccccctgaccatactaaaacaaggacataataaaataactaaggtcagaatgtgacagagggctgcagtagatatctcagataggggagagtgaggcctaagagggttttataaataagcatcaaccagtgggtcttcaaatcaaagtttatttgtcacgtgcgccgaatacaacgggtgtaga
This Oncorhynchus keta strain PuntledgeMale-10-30-2019 unplaced genomic scaffold, Oket_V2 Un_contig_16781_pilon_pilon, whole genome shotgun sequence DNA region includes the following protein-coding sequences:
- the LOC118379226 gene encoding proton channel OTOP2, which gives rise to MMLLQQVMLFCSKGIHKMTSDPEMAVEEGYISPAHQAHPPFHPVFHPLGSPGRENEEGSDVFSTSRDTVSERGRNRSWLLSSIITFNVLILGIALVSGSVFNNVKINAINLQIFLIVLIILTTAWMLYYTIYTSREDHAVLYKDSHAGPVWLRGGLVLFGLCSLIMDVFKIANYVGYLHCDSAVKIAFPVVQAVFILVQTYFLWLHAKDCVQLQRNITRCGLMLTLSTNLMLWMAAVTEESIHQTVVPPEDNNSTHSYDIRAPGGSSSCNCSHSACAVLEKAYYYLYPFNIEYSLFASAMAYVMWKNVGRLVDEHNHHALHFRLKDVPVGPAVGLVMLVAGLGTFVIYKVDVEKGDPGKRDTVLMIHYVMNTVAVTLMSASTVAGCAIYRLDQRDHVSGKNPTRSLDVGLLIGASFGQFTICYFTIVAVVAMGAEGHLNALNLAVSLLTVIQLCLQNIFIIEGLHREPFHEDMHRASVFTNPYVLQAHRDIHNLPGTFMETKTSPALTVHSMHVVPSAPSSSPLPQRHRLTWKRRALKEICAFLLLCNILLWIMPAFGARPQFDNPIGAEFYEFTMWAAVVNIGLPFGIFYRMHSVASLFEVFLTS